A window of the Bacillus andreraoultii genome harbors these coding sequences:
- the tkt gene encoding transketolase, protein MNNKISVEQLSINTIRTLSIDMIEKANSGHPGLPMGAAPMAYVLWTEFMNHNPKNSKWFNRDRFVLSAGHGSALLYSLLHLSGYDLSIEDLKNFRQLGSRTPGHPEVHHTDGVEATTGPLGQGIAMSVGMAMAERHLANKYNRDDLLVVDHYTYALVGDGDLMEGISHEAASLAGHLKLGKLVVLYDSNDISLDGDLSRSYSDSTAKRFEAYGWQVLRVEDGNDTKAIGEAIKEARANTEQPTLIEVKTVIGYGSPNKSGSSKVHGAPLGKDELVLTKQFYGWEHPDFYVPEEVYADFREKVVEPGKSSEDVWNELFKTYEKKHPELAKELAAAINGELPENWDKTLPEFTPGVDTLATRASSGKVINAIAKSVPYFFGGSADLAESNKTYMNDEGDFSSENYAGRNIWFGVREFAMGAALNGMALHGGLKVYGGTFFVFSDYLKPAIRLSAIQNAPVTYVFTHDSIAVGEDGPTHEPVEQLAGLRAIPNLSVIRPADANEVQAAWRLAVESKNQPTVLVLTRQNLPTLERTKEQAYEGVKRGAYVVSKGEKETPDALIIATGSEVQLAVRAQAALKEKGIDTNVVSMPSWDRFEKQDEAYKNQVLPENVTARVAIEMASPLGWKQYAGDQGIVLAIDTFGASGNGNKIIEEYGFTVENVVAQVEKLVK, encoded by the coding sequence GTGAATAACAAAATATCCGTTGAACAATTATCAATTAATACAATTCGGACGCTATCCATTGATATGATTGAAAAAGCAAATTCAGGGCACCCAGGGTTACCAATGGGAGCAGCACCAATGGCTTACGTTCTTTGGACAGAATTTATGAATCACAACCCAAAAAATTCAAAATGGTTTAACCGTGATCGCTTTGTACTTTCTGCGGGACATGGTTCAGCCCTACTATACAGTCTTTTGCATTTATCAGGATATGACTTGTCGATTGAAGACTTGAAAAATTTCCGCCAACTAGGCTCTCGTACGCCAGGTCATCCTGAAGTTCATCATACAGACGGCGTAGAAGCAACAACTGGTCCATTAGGTCAAGGGATTGCTATGTCGGTTGGGATGGCGATGGCAGAAAGACATTTAGCAAACAAATATAATCGTGATGATTTATTGGTTGTTGATCATTATACATATGCGCTCGTTGGTGATGGGGACTTAATGGAAGGTATTTCCCATGAAGCAGCATCACTAGCTGGACACTTAAAGTTAGGTAAATTAGTCGTTTTATATGACTCGAATGATATTTCTTTAGATGGTGATTTAAGCCGTTCATATTCAGACAGTACGGCAAAACGATTTGAAGCATATGGATGGCAAGTACTACGTGTAGAAGATGGAAATGATACAAAGGCGATTGGTGAAGCAATTAAAGAAGCAAGAGCGAATACTGAACAACCAACATTAATTGAAGTAAAAACAGTCATCGGTTACGGTTCACCTAATAAATCAGGTTCATCAAAAGTTCACGGTGCTCCACTCGGTAAAGATGAACTAGTGTTAACAAAACAATTTTATGGTTGGGAACATCCTGATTTTTACGTTCCTGAAGAGGTATATGCGGATTTTCGTGAAAAAGTAGTGGAACCTGGCAAATCTTCTGAAGACGTTTGGAATGAACTGTTTAAAACATATGAAAAAAAACATCCAGAATTGGCAAAAGAATTAGCTGCAGCAATCAACGGTGAACTTCCTGAGAACTGGGATAAAACCTTGCCAGAATTTACACCTGGAGTTGATACACTTGCTACACGTGCGTCTTCTGGGAAAGTGATCAATGCGATTGCAAAAAGTGTTCCGTACTTTTTCGGTGGAAGTGCCGACCTTGCTGAATCGAATAAAACATATATGAACGATGAAGGTGATTTTTCATCAGAAAACTATGCAGGGCGTAACATTTGGTTCGGTGTTCGTGAATTTGCTATGGGCGCTGCTTTAAATGGAATGGCTTTACATGGTGGATTAAAAGTGTACGGGGGTACATTCTTTGTATTTAGTGATTATTTAAAACCAGCCATTCGGTTATCTGCCATTCAAAATGCACCAGTAACCTATGTATTTACACATGATTCGATTGCAGTTGGAGAAGATGGTCCGACTCATGAACCAGTTGAGCAACTTGCTGGTCTACGTGCTATTCCAAATCTGTCAGTGATTCGTCCAGCTGATGCAAATGAAGTACAAGCAGCATGGCGTTTAGCTGTTGAAAGTAAAAACCAACCAACTGTACTCGTACTCACTCGCCAAAATTTACCAACGTTGGAAAGGACGAAAGAACAAGCATACGAAGGTGTAAAACGTGGTGCTTATGTTGTAAGTAAAGGTGAAAAAGAAACGCCTGATGCATTAATAATTGCGACAGGTTCAGAAGTGCAACTTGCTGTTCGTGCCCAAGCAGCATTAAAAGAAAAAGGCATTGATACGAATGTTGTAAGTATGCCATCTTGGGATCGTTTTGAAAAACAAGACGAAGCATATAAAAATCAAGTATTACCAGAAAATGTGACAGCTCGTGTTGCGATTGAAATGGCTTCTCCACTCGGTTGGAAACAATACGCAGGAGATCAAGGAATTGTTTTGGCAATCGATACATTTGGCGCATCTGGTAATGGAAATAAAATTATTGAGGAATATGGCTTTACCGTTGAAAATGTTGTTGCACAAGTAGAAAAGTTAGTAAAATAA